A section of the Veillonella criceti genome encodes:
- a CDS encoding valine--tRNA ligase, translating to MSEFKNLTTYNPGEIEQNWYEFWEKQGYFHEEVDSNKKPYSIVLPPPNVTGQLHMGHALDNTLQDILIRFKRMQGYNVLWMPGTDHAGIATQVKVEQNLMKEEGKSRYDLGREEFVKRVWEWKKEYGSTIVKQIRSLGASCDWSRERFTLDDGYYKAVREVFVSLYEKGLIYQGERITNWCPSCHTALSDIEVEHSDEAGHLWYVNYPVVGEDGRYVTVATTRPETMFGDVAVAVNPEDDRYKDIIGKTLLLPFVNREIPVIADDYVDPSFGTGCVKITPAHDPNDFEMGQRHNLQSIIVMNLDGTMNSEAGHFEGLTREVARKQVVAELKEQGLLVKIEDHDHSVGHCSRCNTIVEPLVSKQWFVKMGPIAEPALKVVQDKAIEFVPERFTKTYTNWLEGIRDWCISRQLWWGHRIPAWYCDDCGEITVSREDIDVCPKCGGHVHQDEDVLDTWFSSAMWPFATMGWPEETNELKHWYPTSVLVTGYDIIFFWVARMIFMGLEFKQEIPFKHVFIHGLVRDSQGRKMSKSLGNGINPLDVINEYGADALRFTLVTGNTPGNDMRFYMERVEANRNFANKIWNASKFVLMNLDNYDPNFVPTEDDLTLADRWIIDTYNQAVATITANLDKFELGEAASAVYDFIWNSYCDWFIELAKPRLYNKEGGRDRAVVQYLLVTILRHMLELLHPFMPFVTEHIWQHLPHEGESIVVAPWPTALPFGDQSASAAQMSIMMDAIKGIRNMRAEMNVPMGKRSAVILALTDESLRDVVNNHQDYFKTLGWAETVTVLGVMDAKPENATVTVVNGLEVYLLLKDLIDVTKERERLTKEKETLKKEIARLEGKLGNPGFVAKAPADVVAKEEAKLAEYKQKQQAVAEREEFLKTL from the coding sequence ATGAGTGAGTTTAAAAATTTAACAACTTACAATCCAGGAGAGATTGAACAGAATTGGTATGAATTTTGGGAGAAACAAGGGTACTTCCATGAAGAAGTAGACAGCAATAAGAAACCATATAGTATTGTATTACCACCACCAAATGTAACAGGACAATTGCATATGGGGCATGCCCTAGATAATACCTTACAAGACATTTTGATTCGTTTCAAACGTATGCAAGGTTATAATGTTCTTTGGATGCCAGGGACTGACCATGCCGGGATTGCAACTCAGGTTAAAGTTGAACAAAATCTTATGAAAGAAGAAGGCAAAAGTCGCTATGATTTAGGGCGCGAAGAATTTGTTAAACGTGTGTGGGAATGGAAAAAAGAATACGGTAGCACAATTGTTAAACAAATTCGTAGTTTAGGGGCTTCTTGTGACTGGTCTCGTGAACGCTTTACCTTAGATGATGGCTATTATAAAGCGGTTCGGGAAGTATTTGTTAGCTTATATGAAAAAGGCTTAATTTATCAAGGCGAACGTATTACGAATTGGTGTCCAAGTTGTCATACCGCACTTAGTGATATTGAAGTAGAACATAGTGATGAAGCAGGTCATTTATGGTATGTAAATTATCCGGTAGTAGGTGAAGACGGCCGTTATGTAACGGTAGCTACGACTCGACCTGAAACAATGTTTGGTGACGTAGCTGTGGCTGTTAATCCTGAGGATGACCGTTATAAAGATATCATTGGTAAAACCTTATTATTACCATTTGTTAACCGTGAAATTCCAGTGATTGCTGATGATTATGTAGATCCTAGCTTTGGTACTGGTTGCGTAAAAATTACACCAGCCCATGACCCTAATGACTTTGAAATGGGGCAACGTCATAATTTACAGTCCATCATTGTTATGAATCTTGATGGCACTATGAATAGTGAAGCGGGGCATTTTGAAGGTTTGACTCGCGAAGTAGCGCGTAAACAAGTGGTAGCTGAATTAAAAGAACAAGGCTTACTTGTAAAAATTGAAGACCATGATCATAGTGTTGGTCATTGTTCTCGTTGTAATACGATTGTAGAACCGCTTGTATCAAAACAGTGGTTTGTAAAGATGGGACCTATTGCAGAACCAGCGCTTAAAGTTGTACAAGATAAAGCCATTGAATTTGTGCCAGAACGTTTCACGAAGACATACACTAACTGGTTAGAAGGCATTCGCGATTGGTGTATTTCTCGTCAATTATGGTGGGGGCATCGAATTCCTGCTTGGTATTGTGATGATTGCGGTGAAATTACCGTATCTCGTGAAGATATTGATGTATGTCCTAAATGTGGTGGTCATGTACATCAAGATGAAGATGTATTGGATACTTGGTTTAGTTCTGCTATGTGGCCGTTTGCGACTATGGGGTGGCCAGAAGAAACAAACGAACTTAAACACTGGTACCCAACGAGCGTGTTGGTAACAGGGTATGACATTATCTTCTTCTGGGTAGCGCGTATGATTTTCATGGGCCTTGAATTTAAACAAGAAATTCCATTTAAACATGTATTTATTCATGGGCTAGTTCGTGATAGCCAGGGCCGTAAGATGAGTAAATCTTTGGGCAATGGTATTAATCCACTTGACGTGATTAATGAATATGGTGCTGATGCTTTACGTTTCACTTTAGTAACAGGCAATACACCAGGTAATGATATGCGCTTTTATATGGAACGTGTAGAAGCTAATCGTAATTTTGCAAATAAGATTTGGAATGCCTCTAAATTTGTTCTTATGAATTTAGATAATTATGATCCTAATTTTGTACCTACAGAAGACGATCTCACGTTAGCTGATCGTTGGATTATTGATACATATAATCAAGCAGTAGCAACCATTACTGCGAACCTAGATAAATTTGAATTGGGTGAAGCGGCTTCTGCTGTATACGACTTTATTTGGAATAGCTATTGTGACTGGTTTATTGAATTGGCTAAACCACGTCTTTATAATAAAGAAGGTGGCCGTGACCGTGCTGTAGTACAGTATTTATTGGTTACAATTTTACGACATATGCTTGAATTATTACATCCATTTATGCCATTTGTTACCGAACATATTTGGCAACACTTGCCACATGAAGGTGAAAGCATTGTTGTTGCGCCATGGCCTACAGCCTTGCCGTTTGGTGATCAAAGTGCTAGTGCGGCTCAAATGTCTATTATGATGGATGCCATTAAAGGAATTCGTAACATGCGTGCAGAAATGAATGTACCAATGGGTAAACGAAGTGCTGTTATTTTAGCGCTTACTGACGAATCGTTGCGTGATGTAGTGAATAATCATCAAGATTACTTTAAAACGCTTGGTTGGGCTGAGACAGTTACTGTATTAGGCGTTATGGATGCGAAACCAGAAAATGCAACCGTTACTGTAGTTAATGGGCTTGAAGTATATCTATTACTTAAAGATTTAATCGATGTGACTAAAGAACGGGAACGTTTGACAAAAGAAAAAGAAACATTGAAGAAAGAAATTGCCCGTTTAGAAGGTAAATTAGGCAATCCTGGCTTCGTAGCTAAAGCACCAGCTGATGTAGTCGCTAAGGAAGAAGCGAAATTAGCTGAATATAAACAGAAACAGCAAGCCGTAGCAGAACGCGAAGAATTTCTTAAGACCTTATAG